From a single Brassica oleracea var. oleracea cultivar TO1000 chromosome C5, BOL, whole genome shotgun sequence genomic region:
- the LOC106345112 gene encoding putative F-box protein At5g36200, producing MEIMVYDSRVILVRVNLQGVLKGKQGLVELSKKLIGQLNHIMVSDDDGFWLCLPKNGMVKSDPVRFRRCLDLDSNSRSGDSVILSAVREEQLVLLFQHLDTYEIEIRITTKIEEANEVIWRNFLKVDVKPLGFSETFWKFLWYGSFFVDEKKKVALISDNPFSRVYMIGEDNYFKVVAPGEATYWKHVCSYVPSSSVQIRKGPVHARGKRKIRDC from the exons ATGGAGATCATGGTGTATGATTCCAGGGTTATTTTAGTGAGGGTCAATCTCCAGGGAGTCCTTAAGGGAAAACAAGGCTTAGTTGAGCTATCCAAAAAGCTAATAGGTCAACTTAACCATATCATGGTATCTGATGATGATGGATTTTGGTTATGCCTTCCCAAAAACGGTATGGTGAAGTCTGATCCCGTG AGATTTAGACGTTGTCTTGATCTGGATTCTAACTCTCGTAGTGGAGACTCTGTGATTCTATCTGCTGTTAGAGAAGAACAACTTGTACTGTTATTTCAGCACCTGGATACATATGAGATTGAGATACGGATTACAACAAAGATTGAGGAGGCCAATGAGGTGATATGGAGAAATTTCTTGAAAGTAGATGTGAAGCCGTTGGGGTTCAGTGAAACGTTTTGGAAGTTTCTTTGGTATGGGAGTTTCTTCGTCGACGAGAAAAAGAAAGTGGCATTGATTTCTGACAATCCCTTCAGCAGAGTTTACATGATTGGAGAGGATAATTACTTTAAAGTAGTGGCTCCCGGAGAAGCTACATATTGGAAACATGTGTGCTCTTATGTTCCGAGTTCGTCGGTGCAGATTCGGAAAGGTCCAGTACATGCACGAGGCAAAAGGAAAATCCGGGATTGTTAG